Proteins encoded in a region of the Magallana gigas chromosome 8, xbMagGiga1.1, whole genome shotgun sequence genome:
- the LOC105333697 gene encoding protein mono-ADP-ribosyltransferase PARP14 — MRVKYGEIVETTGYRLKCTSIFHGFLYKWAGDGKAAFDVLRRFVENCLSMADVRKFKTLAFPAIGTGRLQIPPDVVAKCVREVVKEYSLSHPQTSVEKLIFVIHEADTKNVQVFKNILEKKTEVVTMVSPMLYKLTVFGEVRNIDAAMTSLTELFQKHIITISKKTQAVNETRDATKTTHQQENTKTETNLDKPTKARVKDNSSENTSKVSTPSVLSRKENQSVPDNNDEKCLLLQSKNNIALSEKTLGPFLKGVEFESVVCPFLNECQALVIFKTIKDADKFLGNENFVAQKLPKQEVKDTKAKLGPKVISVLETRKMSSQEFYRKTGGTLCIQTWTVTGNLLVLQHVQKFLKDVVKEFERPKIPETWTPNAENYSTAVFYI; from the exons ATGCGGGTCAAGTACGGAGAAATTGTGGAGACTACGGGATATCGTTTAAAGTGTACAAGTATTTTCCATGGTTTTCTTTATAAATGGGCCGGGGACGGAAAGGCAGCCTTTGAT GTTCTCAGAAGATTTGTGGAAAATTGCCTCTCTATGGCAGACGTCAGGAAGTTTAAAACGTTGGCTTTTCCCGCCATTGGAACGGGGCGGTTACAGATTCCTCCGGATGTCGTAGCGAAGTGTGTGCGGGAGGTGGTCAAGGAATATTCCTTGTCTCACCCTCAGACCTCTGTAGAGAAGCTCATTTTCGTGATTCATGAGGCAGATACCAAAAATGTTCAG gtttttaagaatattttagaaaagaaaacagAGGTTGTAACCATGGTTTCTCCAATGTTGTACAAGTTGACTGTATTTGGAGAGGTACGCAACATCGACGCTGCGATGACGTCACTTACGGAGTTGTTTCAAAAACATATCATCACCATTTCCAAG aAAACCCAAGCTGTTAATGAAACGCGAGATGCTACAAAAACTACACATCAACAAGAAAATACGAAAACAGAAACTAATCTAGATAAACCAACAAAAG CCAGAGTTAAGGACAATTCATCAGAAAATACATCCAAAGTATCGACCCCATCTGTGCTTTCACGAAAAGA GAACCAGTCAGTTCCGGATAACAACGACGAAAAATGTCTTCTGCTGCAGAGTAAAAACAACATAGCCTTATCTGAAAAGACGCTTGGTCCGTTCCTAAAGGGCGTTGAATTCGAGAGCGTTGTTTGTCCATTCTTAAACGAATGCCAAGCTTTGGTGATATTCAAAACCATCAAAG ATGCCGACAAATTCTTGGGTAACGAAAATTTTGTTGCACAAAAACTTCCAAAACAG GAGGTGAAAGACACGAAAGCGAAGCTGGGTCCAAAAGTAATCAGTGTATTAGAGACACGGAAAATGTCCAGTCAGGAGTTTTACAGGAAGACAGGGGGAACTCTCTGTATCCAGACGTGGACAGTCACGGGCAATCTGCTGGTGTTACAGCACGTGCAGAAGTTCTTGAAAGATGTCGTGAAGGAATTTGAGAGACCGAAAATCCCCGAGACCTGGACGCCGAATGCAGAAAACTACTCAACGGcggtgttttatatataa